A stretch of DNA from Saccharomycodes ludwigii strain NBRC 1722 chromosome I, whole genome shotgun sequence:
AATGAATGCTgcataattattaataactttAGTTAAAGAAGAGGAGCTACCATCTTCTGGCAAGAGCTCGAACTCACCTAATGCTATTTCCGCCTTGGTTTTGTAAAATAACAAAGTTTCATCAGAAGTCTTGTTATACTTTGCAActtcttttaaaactgCTTTATAATTACCTGTATAGTACTCTTGTTTAACAGTAAACGTATTCATGGTGTGTTacctttttaatttcaattatTTACTTTGGTTAATCTTTGTGTTAGCTGATCAGAAGTTGTGTAGAAGCATAGATATCTATTTCAAAGATTTGTATTTAATTGGTCATGGATTTAAGTGAGGGAAAAAGGcgaaaaagatttaaaaaaattttttttttttttttttttttttttttctttttgaaaagggaacaaaaaaaaatggttaaaaaaataagtatCACTTTGTACTAATGAAATGTTATGGTTATTTctaatagaaaaaaagggaaagcTTTAAGGCAAGTGTAACAAAACTTTTAGCCAATGAATCAATCAAATATGATTACTCACACATGTAAGTAACAATTCtgtaattatatatacaatcTTTGGTCCTTTATCTGTCtctatataattatattctATAATACGTTAAAAATACCTCCTAAAGAAACATAGACTGAAATAACAACCatctttgtttattttatttatttatttttttttttttttttttttttttgccttttttctttctgtCCCTCTTCTTCCCttataaaagtaaaaataaaaagaggGGGAGGAAAGGTCAAAGATAGatagaaaatgaaaacttTACTATAACACTTTTTACTATGTTATttggtagtaataattcttgatattttaatgtCATATTTGacaatttatatataatatcgTCTTttacaaaagaaaagaaaaacactCAAGCATACTTGAAAATATTCACTGAAGCAGAAATAGTTAGTAATGAATGATCCTTTACAAACACAATCCAACAATAACTCCAACTTTAATAATGCTGAACCACTCGGCCCAGATTTAGACCATTTAGAAGAAATCCAGAATCCATGGTTAAGGGCTTCATATAAATCCGCATTggaattttttcaaagggATAATGTTTTAGACACCGCTGATCGTGaaactttatttaataactATGCCGCGTTGACAAGAAGTGAGTTAGCAGGTGGTTGGGGTGCATTTGCAGCGGTGTTCGGCACTCCATTTGCCTACCAATATTACAAAACTAAAGGCATTAGAGGCGTCCAAGTGCCCcgtaattttatatttggtTTAGGTGCATTGATGTTGGGCACATGGATTTCAGGTAAAATGGTTTATGCTAAACAGTTGGATATTTTACAGAAGCAATTTTATGAACCAGATAATACAAATAGAGCTTATAGGCAATACAATATGATGACTCTATTACCACCAGGTGAGGCTGCTAGATGGGCTGGGTATTTTCAGACTACTGCTATTAATCCTGCTAGAAAAGTTGTTGACCCAAGATTGAAATTCCAAAAtgtagaaaataaaatcgaAGGCAAAGTTCCACCATCAGGGTTTTTAAGCCAAAGAGACCCAATGAACCTGTATTCAAGACCAGGCTATGAGAAAAACAAGGGCAGCAATATGCCGACAAAGGCTACTGATACTATGGCAACTGATAATAACACCCattcttttgaaaatagtAATCCAAATGATGTTTTCCAAATAAATTTTGAAGACGATGGtgaaaatatcaataaaaataataatatcccGGAGGTTTCTGCTTGGGAAAAAATTCGTCGACAAAATAACGTGGATGGATTGCCTCCTTCCTCATCtaaagaataaaagaatTTCTCTTCACCATCagtattttgttttaatattctATACCTTCTTCTGTAGAAGTTTATGCTTCTGTATTCACGTTTATTTTTTCGCCttgatttaattaaataaccCAGTAACCACATGTATTGTCTCAACTTTTAATATGAAATTCATGTTGAGGTAGGAGGGAAAAGAAAtcaatttatattaatttataatgaaaaataaatatgaaattcatataaatataataaacaaaaaaaatgtacaaacatatatatatatatatacgaATCTAATTCAAAACATTAtctaatcttttttcttttttcaaagcaCGCAACTGTTCAACCACCTTAGTTAAAGCAACAGTTTCATTTTTACCTTGTAGATCTTTGACATCTCTATTTCTAATGTTGACGGATTTTTCGGTCATTTCTTGTTcaccaacaataaaaataaaattgtatttCATCATTTGACCATTTCTAACCTTCTTTTGTAAAGTGTTACCGGTTAAATCAGCATCGGCAAAGAAACCTTCCGCAGACAATTTATCAGCAACTTCTTGAGCATAATCAGCATATTTAACACCAACGGGAACAACCAAAACTTGACGTGGTGATAACCAGAAAGGCCATTTACCAGCATAATGTTCGGTTAAAATAGCGGTCATTCTTTCAACAGAACCTAAAATAGCACGATGGATCATAACTGGTCTTTCATAACTTTCACCCTCTTTAGTTTTAAACTCTAAATCAAATCTGTTTGGCAATTGGAAATCTAATTGGATAGTAGCACATTGATGCCATCTGTGCAAAGCATCAGAAATCATAATATCAATCTTTGGTCCGTAAAAAGCACCATCACCTGGATTCAACTCCCAGTTGTGGCCAGACATCTCTAAAGTAGATTTCAAAGTAGCTTCAGCTTTGTTCCAGGTTTCCAATTCACCAACGTATTTTTCTGGTCTAGTGGACAACTCCATCTTAAATTCAAAACCAAAAACAccataaatatattgtaagaaatcaaaaatacCATTGATTTCACCCTTAATTTGATCTTGAGTACAAAAAATATGCGCATCATCTTGCTGAAATCTTCTAACACGAGTTAAACCGGACAAAGCACCACTAAACTCGTTTCTGTGAATAACACCAAAATCCGCAACTCTCCAAGGTAATTCTCTATAGGATCTTTCTCTAGCCTTAAACATCATACAATGGCCCGGACAATTCATTGGCTTCAAACCAAATGTCTCCTTTTCAACTTCAAAGGTAAACATGTTTTCTTTATAGTTGCCCCAGTGGCCAGAAGTTTCCCATAATTTGGAGTTGTACATATTTGGAGTAATAACTTCTTGGTATCCTCTCTTTGCATATTCCCCTCTCATTAAATCAACTAGAGTGGTGTAAATTCTGGTACCATGTGGCAACCAAAAACAGGAACCTGGTGACATTTCGTTGAACATAAATAATTCCTGCTCTCTACCAATCTTACGATGATCTCTCATGGAAGCTTCGGCCAAAAATTTCAAGTGGGCATCCATCAACTTCTTATCTGGAAAAGAAATACCATAAACTCTTTGTAAAGAATCATTTTCAGAATCTCCTAAAAAGTAACAAGAAGAGTTCTTTAGTAATTTGAAGGCTTTAATACGACCAGTATGTGGGATATGTGGACCAACACAcaaatcaattaatttaCCACAACGATAGACAGTGGTTGCACCGCCTTCTGGAACTTTCGTTTGGACTAAATAGGTTTTATACTTGGAGTAATGAAACATCTTCAACAAGTCTTCCTTGGACATGACCAatctttcaaatttttgtttttgcttAATAACATCCTTAGAAACGCTTTCCAAGGCTGGAAAATCAGCTTGCGAAACGGTTCTATCTTCAGCATTTGGATTTTTAGAGTCTCTGCAGGAaaattcataaaaaaaCCCATCATCAGTTGGAGGGCCTAAACAGATATGAGCACTCAAAGAACATTCACAGGCCTCACCCAAAACGTGAGCAGAAGAGTGccaaaaaacttttttaccAACTTCGGattcaaaatcaaaaaattccAATTTAACTTCTTCTCCATCTTTTTCCCCTTCTAATGGACGTTCCAAATCCCATAGATTGCCATTGACTTTGGAAATAACTTGTCTTTCAAAGAAAGATTTAGAAATTTCTTTGGCAATATCCATCGGAGTGGTTTCCCAAGCAGTagcttttttaatagagCCATCCTTTAAGATAACGTTTAAAGAAACACGTGGCATAGCAGCAACTTTCTCttcatattcttttttcaatttgtcAAAAAGCTCAATTCTTTCATCAATGAATGCCGGTTGTGGATCCGCATATAAATTTGGACgtgttttcttttccttttttttcttatcttttaaagataaatcTTGAACTTTCTTCTCAATAGGTTGGTCAGCAGACATGGTGAAGTATTTATTATACTGATGAGTCTTTATTTAGAGAGATaggtttatatatatatttattaataaatagaGGAGAGGGGGGGAGGGGGAGAAAGGAAAAGgtaacaagaaaaaaagtgaggaaaaaagaattattttagattagaaaatgaagatttAATGAGTTGGTaagaaaagcaaaaaaacgttagaaaatataatattaaaatttttttttcttttttatttttttttttttttttttaagattgTTCGCTGTCAAGttttattgaataatttttttttacttcgatttaattatttttctgtttctgaaagaaaggaaaaacaaaaaaagcatAGTTTATTTGTGTTTTAAGATATGACTCACAAAATGGAAATTTCATTAAATTGGTTTTGTGGTCTAGTTGGTTATGGCATCTGCTTAACACGCAGAACGTCCCCAGTTCGATCCTGGgcaaaatcaatttttatatgtttttctgatatatatagaattttttttttttttttttttttttttttttttttttaatattttgaaaatgaaaagaaaatacagagaaaaaaaaaaaaaaaaaattgtttcgtctttgcttttcttttttttttttttttttccgttTGGTTGTTCGCAAATACTTTTGTCTTGcccatttatatatatgaaaaagaagttttatcaaaaaaaagaaaattatatacataaaTACATAACGAACATCATTCACTAAAagtataaaattaatgacTTCTATAAACGAAACAGAAACGCATGATCTACTGCCCTTTACCCTAACAGATGCTGATGCAATATTAGCACCATCTATTGAAGAAGTTGATTCAAATCCAGATGAATTGCGTAACATGAGAGGGGAAGGTAGATATTTTGGGCTAGAAGATTCAGATATAAGGAAAACGCCCGCTAAAAAATGCAGAAATTGCAATGGTACAGGACATATTGCTAAAAATTGTCCCCATGTAATATGTACTTATTGTGGTGCTGTTGACGACCATTATCCACAGCAATGCtccaaaacaattaaatgtTCCAACTGTAATGAATCGGGTCACTATCGTTCACAGTGTCCCAAAAAATGGCGAAAGGTTTTTTGTTCTATATGTGATTCTAAAAGACATAGTAGAGAGAGATGTCCCTCTATTTGGAGATCATACACCGTATTGGAACATAAAAACAGTAAGATCAATAAGAATAAGGTTGTACTTAGATGGGATAAAATCTGGTGTTACAACTGTGGGAGCAAAGGTCATTTTGGCGATGATTGTTCCGAGGCCAGAAGTAGTAGAGTACCATTAGATGATGGAAGTGCATTTTCTGGTGACAACCTACCTGAAACATTAAGAAACgaatattggaaaaatctCAAGGCCTATATGAATGATAGGTATTATGCCAATGGCAATGGGACTGTGAAAGGCAGTTATAATAGCAGGAATgcatataataatgattattCGAGGTATGATAGCTACGCCGGCAACAGCAGTAATAGCAACCATGCCGACTATGATAATTCTTATcgtaaatttaataataacaacagttCTTCACCTTTTCCTTTCCATCCACCCCCATACGGCAAATCCAGTTTTACAAGATCGATGGCAAATTATGATAACAAGAATAATAGTGCCAGTAATTATAACAGTAGAAAGAACAACAGTAATAATGCCGATAAGAAAAATTCTCTTGAATTTCCTCGCGGTGGGTCTTTGTATGATGATATTGACGGGTATAGTAATTCTGGCAAAAGAAAGagtagtaataacaaaaacatttacGAAAAAATGAACAAGTCAAGATATTCAAGTGGTAACGGATCTAGCGGCAGAAGCAATGCTAAAAGTTACAACGTATATGAATCTTTTGGAAAGGGCAAAGCCTCTTCTAAAGGAAATACCTATaaagtttcaaaaaaaagacgttagaacaatttttttttttttttttttttttttgtatgtgATATAATGTACACTTGTTCCTATTAGCAccttttaaattattttcttttgtttgaCTATATATATGTCGACATctgtattattaaataatgatttaaaGGTTGTCATTTGTTGTCGTCTGTACACAAGATTTTTACTCGGTTTTCTCCGACAAAATTTTAACTGCAAGATAGCCGTAGATGTTGCCTTTTCTGCTGggacttttttatttgcttttttttttttttttttttttttttttatgaagtaaaatatatttccCCAAAACGTATTTCAATCTATAGCAgttacaaatatttattaccCAGAGATATCTTAGTTTAAAACAACCAATATTTTgctggaaaaaaaaaaagttaaaaagttaaaataaaatagaataaaaaaaaaatacaagtCCCCTCGACATgtgttgctgctgttgttgttcagATTGTTGTTGTACAGTTTTATTGTGTATATGTGCTATAATTTTTCCACCATTTCCAGTATTACTTGAATGTGGGTTTTACTCAACTGATTTCCTTctaaattgtttattaactttattaGGTTATATTCCGGGTTTAGTTCATTCtcttatcattattttttcaagaaATCATCGTAATGAAAGAGAGTATAGGCTATTTTACCAACAAGGCTGGCTTGAAAGAGGTAATTTAGTGCCTAGAGATGTTAATAATGGTGGAAGCACTAGTCCACCCACTAACATTTACGTTCAACACACTATTAATGAAATTCCCATAATATCTGAACCAAACCAAGAAACTCCTTTAATGCCCAAAGGAGCGCCACCTCCATACCAAGAgttggtttaaaaaaatttttttctttttttttttttttttttttttttttttgtttctgcAAAAAGGTGGAAGGAgaacaaaattttatattttaggAATAACAATAGATACATTTGATGAttcatttccattttttttttccttgctaggtttctttttatcccactttatttatttttgtttattttcttgatctttataatattgTGCAGTTAATATCATAGATATACATATCTAGGGGAAATTATTTATCTCATAATTATATAACTGACAAATGttaatatatgtattttttttttttttttttttttttgttggcTGAATCTATTATACGATTTAATTCGCTTCGCACAATTCTATGTATCGGTAGATTTTTCAGATacgaaaaaatattcaattgtTTCTTCTCGTTATTCATAATccattaattaaaaatggtagAGGAAAGggagaagaaagaaaaagaaaaagaaaaaaaaaaaatagtattcCTAGCATAAAGCTACTAATAATCGCATGAcctctaataaaaatagcatTCCAGCAATTGCAAATTGGAATTCATCTGAGATACTGGTCgataaaaaatctaaattcCAAGGCCATTGTTGTAATTTAACAGATCAAAGTCAAATACCTATACTTTTGGAGCAATTTGTAAATTCTGATAAAAACATAGCAAAAGCTTCACATAAGCATATGTATGCCTGGAGAACAGGGAAACTATCGCCTTCAGCaactgataataataatgtaaaaaaaaatataaaaaaaaataaaggaaaaaaagcaaacaaaaatgataaCAACACAACTCATCTCCCCACCACAATAACAGATGTTGAACAAGGATCAAGTGATTGTGGTGAAAGTGGCGCTGGCCAGAGATTATTAACGCTTTTAGAGAGAAGTCATTTAGTAAATGttttagtaatagtaacaagATGGTACGGGGGCACTCCCCTAGGATCCGCTCGTTTCAGGCATATAACATCCATAGCCGTAACGAGTTTAAAAAAGGGGAAATTCCTTTCATAAGTTAAAGTAATTATATTATCGTCCgtatatacatacatatatatatatatatatatagatagaTAGATAGATAGATAGATAGCTAgacaaataaacatattGGATTCtatgataaataaaaagaggACAGTTTAGACAATAGCGCTCaaacaacaaattaatCATCAGATTTTTGAGAATCAGCATCGTATTTAGAGTATTGTTCAGTCCAATATTTTCTTAATGGTTTATGTTGCAACCCCAATTGTGTTATATTGTTTGATTCATCGTAAGTTAAATCGAAAGAGTATAAATATTGAGCTTCTTCGATCCTCTCCTTTTTGCCAGATGTAGTGACAGGTAAAACATGACGATCAGCGACCCAACGTAACAAGATTTGAGCTTCAGTTTTATCATATTTATGGCTCAACTCCTTGATATATCTATAaaattcatcatcttcagaATGTTCAATTGTCAAGGGTCCCAATGGGGAGTAAGCCTCTAACAAAATATCATGTTCTCTGgcaaatttataaataccAGGAGTTTGATTTTGCAAGAATGCACTATATTCAATCTGATTAACTTGTGGTTTAATTTCAGCAACTTTCAAAATACGTTCCAAGTCTTTGACGCCAAAATTAGAAACACCAATATTTTTGGCTTTGCCATTTTTATACAACTCTTCTAAATACTTCCATGCCTGTTCCAAAGAAAAGCCGTTCTTTTCTTCAGTAACAAATGGGCTGTGTAGTAAATACAAATCAACATATTCAACAcccattttctttaaagaAGTTTCTAGTCCGACTTTTGGGTTTTCGGTGATTTTTAAAGAGGTGGAATACTTGTCAGTTATCCAAATCTGGTTTCTTGGTTTTCTTCTACTCTCCTCTATAGCAGCACCGATTTCGGGATAAGTTCTATAAATCTCTGCTGCATCAATGTGAACAATTCCAGGCAAAGTTAAGGCGTATTTTATCTGCTCAACCAATTCTTTGGAGAATGTTTCCTCCGattcaacttttttaaaccaTTTAGTACCGGTACCAATAATTGCTACACCTGGTATCTTGTTGCCGTTATTTAAAGTGAAAAATTCCTGGTGTATAGCTCTATCCATTATGTTAGAATGTGTGATTTTGTTGctttttgttcttcttttgttgGTTAGTATAGTACGACTTAAATCCTTTCAGCTATtaccatatttttttaaaaatataatgcaaaaaattttgagGTTATAATTGCGAAGCATTCATacttcttttatataaatctACGTGtcaaagtttttatttaatctTATAATCTTTTGAAAGAGAGGTTGTGTGACTTTTGTCTTTGCGAAGTTTCtcaaatgaaaatttacgtaagcaaaaaaaaaaaaaaaacacaaaaaaaaaaaaaaacaaaaaagggGGGTGGAGAGCGGGGTATCTGATACgatatgttttttatataataattaattcaCTCACTTACTTACTAATACAGATTGTCAATAAGTCACActgtatattattattttcaaaaaaaaaaaaaaaaaaacacagcAATAAGTCTATGCATACTCATTTATGATTACATAAGCAGAACAATTGCAGAAGTTACTAATGTTATCTTAAACAACTTCGCTCTTTCTTActtgtatttatttaataacttGTGCCGGATATATCATTCAGCACCGGattaaaaggaaagaaaggGATAACTCTAGATTAATGTGGTATATAAGATATACATACACTAAGCAATTCGTATTTCTTATACTAAATTCATCAAGGGCAAAAACTATTCTCCCCTCGATTGGTGCTTTGGCGAACAATTTACGGTGATATTGCTAatttatagaaaaaatatcaatttttACTAGGTATTTGTATTGTATCGTATCGTATGAGATGATATTATATCtcatttttgtatttttttttttttttttttttgcaccGGCTATTTAGGTTTAGATACGTACTCATTGTAAAATGTGTAGTACAATTATTagctttatttaaatatttatacaCGTACTTTGACAACAAATATTATGCCATGCGGGTCCCCTTCCCATCGGGAAGAGAAATGTCACTGAcgctttattatttttaattacaATACAATTAACTAAATGCCAGCGCGTCAGAGAGGAATTCTATATATGCTTTGGTTTCATTTTACTTAATAAAAAGTAGATAACTTTGTTAACGTTGgcactattactattttaaAGTCAAAATTTTGACAAGCGTCATACATGCATTTGCAAtgcaaagaaaaaagaaaataagataaaatataaaaagcaTAGATAAAAACTTAAGTActgtttaaaataaataaatcaatcaattattcaaataacataacataaaataaaataaaataaaataaaataatacagcAGATCAAAATAACCATTCCAAAAACTTTCCCATCTTAGTTTCTGGGGGTGGGGTTAAACACATTTTGGCTTCCTCTTCAGCTTCAACTAAACCTGTTGTTACATCAATTTCGGCAATTGGAATGGCCCATCTGGTTCTGAACCACAATTTGTGACCAAAATataagacaaaaaaaattggtaaaGTAATATACGCAGCAATGAAATCGCTGACATTCCATAAACCATGTACAAATACTGCATAACCATTTGTTAAACAAATCATGCcgacaaaaaatatataccaGTAGGTCGCATAAGGCATGAATTTAGCCTTGTAAGGCAACCTATCGTATAACCCGTTAAAATCAATTGCTTTTCTAAATCTTAAATGAGCAATGCCCAATACAACCCATGCTATAAAACCCGAAATGGTTGAAATGTTACTTAACCATTCAAAACCAAGAGCACTTCCTGATGACACGTTTAGGTACGATAAGCATGCAACAGCGGCACTTAAAAGAACAGCGTTGTACGGCACaccatatttattaattttagtaaaaaattttggtgCCAACCCTTTGTTAGCTAGTGCCAAAACAGTTCTAGAGGCAGCATACATGAAAGAGTTACCTGAACTCCAGGCAGAGGTTAAGATGCATGCATTAATAATGTGTGGTAATACGCGGATACCAGCGTTTCTGATCGCTGCAACAAATGGAGAGGAGCTTGCACCGGGTGCACCAGTGCTCAAAGCCTTTAATAATCCTGTGTCCTTTCTAGAAACAATGACACCAATTGCAATTGTTGAAcaaatatagaaaaaaacaagccTGTAAATAAATCTACGAGAGGCTTTGGAAATATTTCTTCTCGTATCTTGGGCTTCGACACAAGCAACACCGATTAATTCCGGGGATAGAATAAAGGCAAACCCAGATTTAATTATCGCTGTCCATACATCTGTAAACCTGCCAGTGCTTCCGGTGGTAATGTGATAAGCAAATGGACCCGGGTGTTTCCAAAATCTAAAACCCAAGCGGTCATGGTTTGGACCACCTCCAAAAAACAATACAACacttaaaataattaaccCTAAAATACACAAAATCTTAATAAtggcaaaataaaattcaaattcaCCATAAAACTTAACTGGCATGAAATTTAAACTAATGATGACCACCAATAGAACTGTAATGTAAACTGCAATGTTAGTTTTGTCGTCCCAGTATTGTATAACACCAGCAGCGGCAGAAATTTCGGAAGCAACTAACATGGCATATGCATAAGCATAATTCCACCCAATGGCAAAGCCTAAGCTGGTGTCAACATATCTTGAAACTAACTCTTGAGTTGTACCTTGCTGTGGTAAAAAGCAAATCATTTCTGCAATTGAATTCATAATGGGGTAAACgacaaaagaaataattataaatgcTAACATAAGTGGCAATGGACCACAGTTAACCAAAGTGCTTCCAGTCCCAACAAATAAACCGGTACCTATGGCTCCCCCTAGAGCTAGCAACTGGATTTGTCTTGAATTTAACCCTTTTTGAAGAGTGGCTTCCTGCTTTTCATTGTCATCAGATGACTCTAAATTTTCCAATGCTGTTGTGTAAACTTCGCCCCTTTCTTTAATTGTCACATCCACGTTTATAGCCTTTTTATTGGAGCTGGTAGGATGCAATGAATTTCCAGTTTCATATATGTCTGATGAAGTTTTAAtcatttcttcttcttttttttttctttgttttttgtattaCAATACTTATAATAGTGttattctaataatttgaaatatgtgcttgaaaaaaaaaaaaataaatggaaTATAATTTTGCGTTTTAATTAGTGAATAAATGCTTTCAAAACAATTCTTATAACAATGGTGATACTATTTTCTACACTTTTGCTTATTTAAAGCGACTTATTGATGTAGTAATGTTTTTAgggaatattattaattaagtGCTCAATTGTTAGTTATATAGCACTCAAGTTAgccaattattttataatattaaaaaaaagaaagagatcTAAATGTACTGAGGGttgctttttattttatttttttattttatctttttttttttatcttttctttttatcttttctttttatcttttctttttatcttttctttttaattttcttacTGCTTGATAAAAATGTATTTATGTACAGATATATACACTAAGACCTATATTCGGGATAACGTGCAAATGTAGGACtacaaaaattgaaaagctTCAAAcgaaatgaaataaaatt
This window harbors:
- the RCI37 gene encoding Rci37p (similar to Saccharomyces cerevisiae YIL077C | putative protein of unknown function), with product MNDPLQTQSNNNSNFNNAEPLGPDLDHLEEIQNPWLRASYKSALEFFQRDNVLDTADRETLFNNYAALTRSELAGGWGAFAAVFGTPFAYQYYKTKGIRGVQVPRNFIFGLGALMLGTWISGKMVYAKQLDILQKQFYEPDNTNRAYRQYNMMTLLPPGEAARWAGYFQTTAINPARKVVDPRLKFQNVENKIEGKVPPSGFLSQRDPMNLYSRPGYEKNKGSNMPTKATDTMATDNNTHSFENSNPNDVFQINFEDDGENINKNNNIPEVSAWEKIRRQNNVDGLPPSSSKE
- the THS1 gene encoding threonine--tRNA ligase THS1 (similar to Saccharomyces cerevisiae YIL078W | THS1 | THreonyl tRNA Synthetase) — encoded protein: MSADQPIEKKVQDLSLKDKKKKEKKTRPNLYADPQPAFIDERIELFDKLKKEYEEKVAAMPRVSLNVILKDGSIKKATAWETTPMDIAKEISKSFFERQVISKVNGNLWDLERPLEGEKDGEEVKLEFFDFESEVGKKVFWHSSAHVLGEACECSLSAHICLGPPTDDGFFYEFSCRDSKNPNAEDRTVSQADFPALESVSKDVIKQKQKFERLVMSKEDLLKMFHYSKYKTYLVQTKVPEGGATTVYRCGKLIDLCVGPHIPHTGRIKAFKLLKNSSCYFLGDSENDSLQRVYGISFPDKKLMDAHLKFLAEASMRDHRKIGREQELFMFNEMSPGSCFWLPHGTRIYTTLVDLMRGEYAKRGYQEVITPNMYNSKLWETSGHWGNYKENMFTFEVEKETFGLKPMNCPGHCMMFKARERSYRELPWRVADFGVIHRNEFSGALSGLTRVRRFQQDDAHIFCTQDQIKGEINGIFDFLQYIYGVFGFEFKMELSTRPEKYVGELETWNKAEATLKSTLEMSGHNWELNPGDGAFYGPKIDIMISDALHRWHQCATIQLDFQLPNRFDLEFKTKEGESYERPVMIHRAILGSVERMTAILTEHYAGKWPFWLSPRQVLVVPVGVKYADYAQEVADKLSAEGFFADADLTGNTLQKKVRNGQMMKYNFIFIVGEQEMTEKSVNIRNRDVKDLQGKNETVALTKVVEQLRALKKEKRLDNVLN
- the AIR1 gene encoding TRAMP complex RNA-binding subunit (similar to Saccharomyces cerevisiae YDL175C | AIR2 | Arginine methyltransferase-Interacting RING finger protein (paralog of YIL079C | AIR1)); its protein translation is MTSINETETHDLLPFTLTDADAILAPSIEEVDSNPDELRNMRGEGRYFGLEDSDIRKTPAKKCRNCNGTGHIAKNCPHVICTYCGAVDDHYPQQCSKTIKCSNCNESGHYRSQCPKKWRKVFCSICDSKRHSRERCPSIWRSYTVLEHKNSKINKNKVVLRWDKIWCYNCGSKGHFGDDCSEARSSRVPLDDGSAFSGDNLPETLRNEYWKNLKAYMNDRYYANGNGTVKGSYNSRNAYNNDYSRYDSYAGNSSNSNHADYDNSYRKFNNNNSSSPFPFHPPPYGKSSFTRSMANYDNKNNSASNYNSRKNNSNNADKKNSLEFPRGGSLYDDIDGYSNSGKRKSSNNKNIYEKMNKSRYSSGNGSSGRSNAKSYNVYESFGKGKASSKGNTYKVSKKRR
- a CDS encoding uncharacterized protein (similar to Saccharomyces cerevisiae YDL177C | putative protein of unknown function), which translates into the protein MTSNKNSIPAIANWNSSEILVDKKSKFQGHCCNLTDQSQIPILLEQFVNSDKNIAKASHKHMYAWRTGKLSPSATDNNNVKKNIKKNKGKKANKNDNNTTHLPTTITDVEQGSSDCGESGAGQRLLTLLERSHLVNVLVIVTRWYGGTPLGSARFRHITSIAVTSLKKGKFLS
- the SNA4 gene encoding Sna4p (similar to Saccharomyces cerevisiae YDL123W | SNA4 | Sensitivity to NA+) — protein: MCCCCCCSDCCCTVLLCICAIIFPPFPVLLECGFYSTDFLLNCLLTLLGYIPGLVHSLIIIFSRNHRNEREYRLFYQQGWLERGNLVPRDVNNGGSTSPPTNIYVQHTINEIPIISEPNQETPLMPKGAPPPYQELV
- a CDS encoding aldo-keto reductase superfamily protein (similar to Saccharomyces cerevisiae YDL124W | NADPH-dependent alpha-keto amide reductase) is translated as MDRAIHQEFFTLNNGNKIPGVAIIGTGTKWFKKVESEETFSKELVEQIKYALTLPGIVHIDAAEIYRTYPEIGAAIEESRRKPRNQIWITDKYSTSLKITENPKVGLETSLKKMGVEYVDLYLLHSPFVTEEKNGFSLEQAWKYLEELYKNGKAKNIGVSNFGVKDLERILKVAEIKPQVNQIEYSAFLQNQTPGIYKFAREHDILLEAYSPLGPLTIEHSEDDEFYRYIKELSHKYDKTEAQILLRWVADRHVLPVTTSGKKERIEEAQYLYSFDLTYDESNNITQLGLQHKPLRKYWTEQYSKYDADSQKSDD